A window from Rhea pennata isolate bPtePen1 chromosome 1, bPtePen1.pri, whole genome shotgun sequence encodes these proteins:
- the KCNJ8 gene encoding ATP-sensitive inward rectifier potassium channel 8, with the protein MLARKSIIPEEYVLARIAAENLRKPRIRDRPRKARFIAKNGACNLAHKNIREQGRFLQDIFTTLVDLKWRHTLVIFTMSFLCSWLLFAMMWWLVAFAHGDMDASIECTTNSTKWTPCVTCVRSFTSAFLFSIEVQVTIGFGGRMMTEECPLAITVLILQNIVGLIINAVMLGCIFMKTAQAHRRAETLIFSRQAVIAVRNGKLCFMFRVGDLRKSMIISASVRIQVVRKTTTPEGEVIPIHQVDIPVDNPIESNNIFLVAPLIICHVIDKRSPLYDISAADLALQDLELIVVLEGVVETTGITTQARTSYIAEEILWGHRFVPIVTEEEGVYAVDYSKFGNTVKVAAPRCSARELDEKPSILIQTLQKSELSHQNSLRKRNSMRRNNSIRRNNSMRRTNPSLMVPKVQFITPEGSQSASET; encoded by the exons ATGCTGGCTCGGAAGAGTATTATTCCTGAAGAGTATGTGTTGGCACGGATCGCTGCGGAGAACCTGCGCAAGCCGCGGATCCGGGACCGGCCACGCAAAGCCCGCTTCATCGCCAAGAACGGGGCATGCAACCTGGCGCACAAGAACATCCGCGAGCAGGGACGGTTCTTGCAAGACATTTTCACCACCTTGGTGGACCTGAAGTGGCGGCACACGCTGGTCATCTTTACTATGTCCTTCTTGTGCAGCTGGTTGCTCTTTGCCATGATGTGGTGGCTGGTGGCTTTTGCCCACGGGGACATGGATGCAAGCATTGAGTGCACTACGAACAGCACCAAGTGGACACCGTGTGTGACATGTGTCAG GTctttcacttctgctttcctcttctccattgAAGTTCAAGTGACCATTGGTTTTGGGGGCAGGATGATGACAGAAGAATGTCCCTTGGCCATCACAGTCTTGATTCTGCAGAATATTGTGGGTCTGATCATCAATGCCGTCATGCTGGGCTGCATATTCATGAAAACTGCGCAAGCTCACAGGCGGGCAGAGACCTTGATCTTCAGCCGGCAGGCAGTCATTGCAGTTCGAAACGGCAAGCTTTGCTTCATGTTTCGAGTGGGAGATCTGAGGAAGAGCATGATCATTAGTGCCTCTGTGAGAATCCAGGTTGTAAGGAAGACTACTACCCCTGAAGGAGAAGTCATACCCATTCACCAAGTAGATATCCCTGTGGATAACCCCATTGAAAGCAACAATATTTTCCTTGTGGCTCCCTTAATCATTTGTCATGTCATAGACAAGCGGAGTCCTCTTTATGATATCTCTGCTGCTGACCTGGCTCTCCAAGATCTGGAGCTCATAGTGGTACTTGAAGGAGTTGTAGAAACTACTGGCATCACGACACAGGCAAGAACCTCCTACATAGCAGAGGAGATCCTATGGGGTCACCGCTTTGTGCCCATTGTCACCGAAGAGGAAGGCGTGTATGCAGTTGACTACTCCAAATTTGGCAACACCGTCAAAGTCGCAGCACCACGTTGCAGTGCTCGAGAGCTCGATGAGAAGCCGTCAATTCTCATCCAGACCCTCCAGAAGAGCGAGCTGTCCCACCAAAACTCCCTGCGGAAACGCAACTCCATGAGAAGAAACAACTCCATACGGAGGAACAACTCCATGAGGAGAACCAATCCCTCCCTCATGGTGCCCAAAGTACAGTTTATAACACCTGAGGGGAGCCAGAGTGCCTCCGAAACGTGA